A genomic window from Coccinella septempunctata chromosome 9, icCocSept1.1, whole genome shotgun sequence includes:
- the LOC123320973 gene encoding uncharacterized protein LOC123320973 has translation MTYGAFSGGCAARTTADPIGLYLQTAPKWTSPLSTTALISASCYRSIIFYRSQTANLKIWVTRVRRDVTPQWRHIPPYAFDVVNEASDTAPGVGTAPGGRPAQDLAEEGEASGASPRTGTTRPSNPRGNTQGLSLDPTEDEESEPADPAHSQRRGRQRWTRDMNLSLINAYFQGTEGETKTQKYVAKLAEKWFELHPDKPFSGKHLVAQVRNIKIRKLLAPDELNVIKAETLIQSPANRLRNIRKSIQATTNTPRRELNMEEQETQTEPQQNESSLQILEVYEEINIKWRGLPLEKRPKIQKIQLNTAAKNSIRAIDSALREIIQNAINFEDLCHKVYCAAITANLILQTEKKGREQNQQPRKPPWEERLEKRIASLRKEISIIHLYMNNEKVSNRVHRKLREYIRKIKLKERDAHYKTKLRTHLEKLKQKIAALGNRLRRYHKRTQRYQQNNQFTNNQKMFFRKIDQKNYGKNEKLPNPKKMKEHWSSLWSAEKEHNRTAPWIEIERKAQQHLQEMPKVTVSENDVKETTRRMKNWVSPGIDGIHNYWFKALTSAHKAMARLIEEALENPEIIPSYFTKGKTFMVPKKGDLAQPENYRPITCLPSAYKILTSTLAHKINTHLKSNNIMAWEQNGCKSKSRGSKELLVIDRAITKQAKKKNKNIAVAWIDYQKAYDSVPHSWLIEILEIYKIDRRVINMLKFLMNTWRTTLSVSEGKETYETSEILIRRGIFQGDGLSPPWFCLALNILSSMLNRSAYGYAIDARTKLTHLFYMDDLKLYARGRTQLEGELELVRSFSEDIGMTLGLEKCATITVKRGKMVVEENMRLRDGREINNLSTEETYKYLGIQQSFEIRQTENKEQAKTELLRRVKLILKTQLSSKNKIRAINIWTIPSFTYTVGTLAWSKTDLQLIDRKIRTTLTQFGLLHPNSAVERIYLPRKEGGRGLCSIEDTCKQEKNNIKNYFNNTNLPIHQWVAAQESMTQETNDDEQDRENHAEQLRQSWQSKQLHGRFYANLHQEDVDIAASNTYLTQGYLFPQTEGTIFAIQDQVIPTRNYSKHIMKQQVENTKCRLCNNAEETTQHLLAGCSAVASTRYLTRHDNMGKVVHQLMCLKKNLIQHFTPHHLYVPEAVVENDEAKIYWDLTILTDLGAEHNRPDMVVMNKKTKTATIIDFAVPLDQNMGKTYAEKIRKYEMLARQIRDMWRLKKVEIIPLIISANGLVLKRTVQHLKELELHPNTISWMQKAVLLGTVNIIRQVIFPH, from the exons ATGACTTACGGTGCCTtctcggggggctgcgccgctcGCACCACAGCTGACCCCATCGGGCTCTACCTCCAGACGGCTCCGAAGTGGACCAGCCCGCTGTCCACTACCGCCCTGATTTCCGCTTCTTGTTACAGGAGCATCATATTCTACAGATCTCAGACTGCTAATCTGAAGATCTGGGTGACTCGGGTACGCAGGGACGTCACTCCCCAATGGCGTCATATACCACCCTACG CTTTCGATGTAGTAAATGAAGCCTCGGATACCGCCCCCGGAGTGGGGACTGCTCCTGGGGGAAGACCGGCACAGGACCTAGCGGAGGAAGGTGAAGCAAGTGGCGCCTCCCCGCGAACCGGAACCACAAGGCCAAGCAACCCAAGAGGAAACACGCAGGGTCTTAGCTTGGATCCGACCGAGGACGAGGAATCTGAACCGGCGGATCCCGCTCATTCCCAGAGGAGGGGAAGGCAGCGTTGGACCAGAGACATGAATCTGAGTCTTATCAACGCCTATTTCCAAGGTACAGAAGGAGAGACCAAGACCCAAAAATACGTCGCAAAACTGGCAGAAAAATGGTTCGAGTTACATCCAGATAAACCATTCAGTGGAAAACATCTGGTGGCACAAGTGAGAAACATTAAGATCAGGAAACTACTGGCTCCTGACGAGCTTAATGTTATCAAAGCCGAAACATTAATCCAATCTCCAGCAAACAGACTGAGAAACATAAGAAAAAGCATACAGGCAACAACTAACACACCGCGTCGAGAACTGAACATGGAGGAACAGGAAACACAAACAGAGCCACAACAGAATGAATCCTCCCTTCAGATACTGGAGGTATATGAAGAAATAAACATAAAATGGAGGGGATTACCGCTGGAGAAAAGACCGAAAATCCAGAAAATTCAACTAAATACTGCAGCCAAGAACTCCATCAGAGCGATCGACTCGGCCTTGAGAGAAATCATCCAAAACGCAATTAACTTTGAAGACCTGTGTCATAAGGTTTATTGTGCAGCTATCACCGCGAACCTTATTCtacaaacagaaaaaaagggAAGAGAGCAGAACCAACAACCTCGGAAACCACCATGGGAGGAGCGCCTGGAAAAACGAATAGCATCACTCAGAAAGGAGATAAGCATTATTCATCTTTACATGAATAATGAAAAAGTGAGCAATAGGGTACATAGGAAACTGAGGGAGTACATAAGAAAAATTAAGTTGAAGGAACGGGATGCACACTATAAAACTAAATTACGGACGCACCTCGAAAAACTCAAGCAAAAAATTGCTGCTTTAGGAAATCGCCTGAGGAGGTATCATAAGAGGACCCAGAGATATCAACAAAACAACCAGTTCACCAACaatcaaaaaatgttcttcAGGAAAATAGATCAAAAAAACtatggaaaaaatgaaaaactccCAAAcccaaaaaaaatgaaagagcACTGGTCTTCCTTATGGTCAGCAGAGAAGGAACACAACCGGACGGCCCCATGGATTGAAATCGAAAGGAAGGCACAACAACATTTACAAGAGATGCCCAAAGTGACGGTGAGCGAGAACGATGTCAAAGAAACAACCAGAAGGATGAAGAACTGGGTGTCCCCTGGCATAGATGGAATCCACAATTACTGGTTCAAAGCTTTAACATCTGCTCACAAGGCTATGGCGCGACTTATAGAGGAAGCATTAGAAAACCCTGAGATCATCCCATCTTACTTTACAAAGGGGAAAACTTTCATGGTGCCAAAGAAGGGAGACTTAGCACAACCTGAAAATTATAGGCCTATCACATGCCTACCTTCTGCCTATAAGATATTAACATCCACGCTAGCCCACAAAATTAACACACACCTCAAAAGCAACAACATAATGGCCTGGGAGCAGAATGGTTGCAAAAGCAAGAGTCGGGGCAGCAAAGAACTCCTGGTTATAGACAGAGCAATCACGAAACAGGCaaagaagaaaaacaaaaacataGCCGTCGCCTGGATAGACTACCAAAAGGCATATGACTCTGTCCCACACTCGTGGCTGATCGAAATATTGGAAATCTACAAGATAGATAGGAGGGTGATAAACATGCTAAAATTCTTGATGAATACATGGAGGACAACTTTATCAGTGAGCGAGGGTAAAGAGACCTACGAAACATCTGAAATATTAATCAGAAGAGGCATCTTTCAGGGGGATGGACTGAGCCCGCCCTGGTTCTGCTTGGCGCTCAATATTCTAAGTAGTATGCTCAATAGATCAGCATACGGATACGCCATCGATGCTCGAACAAAACTGACGCACCTTTTCTATATGGACGACTTGAAGCTCTACGCAAGGGGACGAACACAGCTGGAGGGGGAGTTGGAACTGGTTAGGAGCTTTAGTGAGGACATAGGTATGACACTAGGGCTAGAAAAATGCGCGACTATAACAGTTAAAAGAGGGAAGATGGTGGTAGAGGAGAACATGAGGCTAAGGGATGGTAGAGAAATAAATAATCTAAGCACTGAGGAAACATATAAATATTTAGGTATACAACAATCATTTGAAATCAGACAAACAGAGAATAAAGAACAAGCAAAAACAGAATTACTTAGGAGGGTAAAATTAATCTTGAAAACACAGCTGTCCTCTAAAAACAAAATAAGGGCCATAAACATCTGGACTATTCCGTCGTTCACGTACACAGTAGGAACACTCGCTTGGTCTAAAACGGACCTGCAACTAATAGATAGGAAAATAAGAACCACATTGACCCAGTTCGGCCTACTGCATCCTAACTCTGCTGTTGAAAGAATATACTTACCCAGAAAAGAGGGAGGTCGAGGCTTGTGTTCCATCGAAGATACCtgtaaacaagaaaaaaataatatcaaaaattatttcaataacaCAAACTTACCAATACATCAATGGGTAGCAGCACAGGAAAGTATGACACAGGAAACGAACGATGATGAACAGGATAGAGAAAACCATGCAGAACAACTCAGACAAAGCTGGCAAAGTAAACAACTGCACGGCAGGTTCTACGCAAACCTGCACCAGGAAGACGTAGACATAGCAGCCTCCAATACCTACCTGACTCAAGGTTACCTCTTTCCACAAACAGAAGGAACGATCTTCGCTATTCAGGACCAAGTGATACCAACCCGAAATTACAGTAAACACATCATGAAACAACAAGTAGAAAACACCAAATGTCGACTGTGCAATAACGCTGAGGAAACCACACAACATCTACTAGCAGGATGCTCAGCAGTAGCCAGCACAAGATACCTAACACGACATGATAACATGGGAAAGGTGGTACATCAACTCATGTGCCTGAAAAAGAACCTCATACAACACTTCACGCCGCACCATCTCTATGTTCCGGAAGCAGTTGTGGAAAACGACGAAGCGAAGATATACTGGGACCTCACGATACTGACTGATCTGGGAGCGGAGCACAATAGGCCGGATATGGTGGTGAtgaataaaaaaactaaaaCGGCAACAATTATCGACTTTGCGGTACCACTAGACCAGAATATGGGAAAGACCTATGCGGAAAAGATAAGGAAATATGAAATGTTGGCAAGGCAGATAAGAGATATGTGGAGgctaaaaaaagttgaaataataCCATTGATTATAAGTGCCAATGGACTTGTGCTTAAAAGAACCGTTCAACATCTGAAAGAATTAGAACTGCACCCTAATACTATCTcatggatgcagaaggcggtattGTTGGGGACAGTCAATATCATCCGACAGGTCATCTTTCCTCACTAA